One Agrobacterium vaccinii DNA window includes the following coding sequences:
- a CDS encoding HK97 family phage prohead protease: MHVYRGPRPATRKFASLELRGIPFDGSFSGYASVFGEVDLGRDVIEQGAFRRSLEERGASGIRMLYQHDPAQPIGAWRTIREDERGLYVEGVLAPDVARAKEVHSLMKTGALDGLSIGFQTVRAGKASRGGVRRILEADLWEISVVTFPMLPSARVSNVKQARFFRDRETELVRTMRLAAKSLAGGVFRR; the protein is encoded by the coding sequence ATGCACGTTTATCGCGGGCCGCGGCCTGCTACGCGCAAATTTGCCAGTCTGGAACTGCGCGGTATCCCTTTCGATGGGTCGTTTTCCGGTTATGCCAGCGTGTTTGGCGAGGTGGATCTGGGGCGTGATGTGATTGAGCAGGGTGCGTTTCGGCGCTCGCTGGAAGAACGCGGCGCTTCCGGGATTCGCATGCTGTACCAGCACGACCCGGCCCAGCCCATCGGCGCATGGCGCACCATTCGTGAAGATGAGCGCGGGCTCTACGTGGAGGGGGTGCTGGCGCCGGATGTGGCGCGGGCGAAGGAGGTGCATTCGTTGATGAAGACGGGTGCATTGGACGGACTTTCCATCGGTTTCCAGACCGTGCGGGCGGGTAAGGCATCCCGTGGTGGTGTGCGGCGTATTCTGGAGGCGGACCTTTGGGAAATTTCGGTCGTGACCTTTCCCATGCTGCCATCTGCGCGGGTTTCCAACGTCAAGCAGGCGAGGTTCTTTCGCGACCGGGAGACGGAGCTGGTGCGAACGATGCGCCTGGCGGCGAAGAGTTTGGCGGGCGGGGTGTTTCGGCGGTGA
- a CDS encoding phage major capsid protein, with protein sequence MTEQTVAPQIKAVPDTMTAAFDDFMEAFEAFRETNDERLGDIERKMGSDVLTREKLDRIDKALDDNKKAMDELSLKKARPALGRRGAANAEAEEHKAAFEAYIRRGDEGALRDLEAKAFSGSSGADGGYLLPNETDSDIGRRMAVVSPMRALSTVRQVSGSVLKKPFAPSGMATGWVSETAARPQTNTPQLSELTFPTMELYAMPAATQGLLDDAAVDIEAWIASEVDVAFAEQEGTAFISGDGVNKPKGLLAYDTVANSAWEWGKIGYVATGTAGAFASSGPLDVLIDTVYALKAGHRQNGNFLMNRKTQSTLRRAKDNTGNYLWQPPASAGQAALLMGFPVAEAEDMPDVAAGSTAIAFGDFRAGYLVVDRTGIRILRDPYSAKPYVLFYTTKRVGGGVQNFEAVKLVKFAAS encoded by the coding sequence ATGACGGAACAGACAGTTGCACCGCAGATCAAGGCCGTGCCGGATACGATGACGGCGGCTTTCGATGATTTTATGGAGGCGTTCGAGGCCTTCAGGGAGACCAATGACGAGCGGTTGGGGGATATCGAGCGCAAGATGGGCAGCGATGTTCTGACCCGCGAAAAGCTTGATCGCATTGACAAGGCGCTGGACGACAATAAAAAGGCGATGGACGAGCTTTCGCTGAAGAAGGCGCGACCTGCGCTGGGGCGCAGGGGTGCGGCCAACGCGGAGGCGGAGGAGCACAAGGCGGCGTTCGAGGCCTATATTCGCCGGGGTGACGAGGGCGCGCTGCGCGATCTGGAGGCCAAGGCGTTTTCTGGGAGTAGCGGCGCTGATGGCGGGTATCTGCTGCCCAACGAGACAGACAGCGATATCGGCAGGCGCATGGCGGTGGTTTCGCCCATGCGCGCACTTTCCACCGTGCGGCAGGTTTCCGGCTCTGTGCTGAAAAAGCCGTTTGCGCCGAGCGGCATGGCCACCGGCTGGGTTTCCGAGACGGCGGCACGACCGCAGACCAACACGCCGCAGCTTTCCGAGCTGACCTTCCCCACCATGGAGCTTTACGCAATGCCAGCGGCTACGCAAGGTTTGCTGGATGATGCGGCAGTCGATATCGAGGCGTGGATTGCGTCCGAAGTCGACGTGGCCTTTGCCGAGCAGGAGGGCACGGCGTTTATTTCCGGCGATGGGGTGAACAAGCCGAAGGGTCTGCTGGCCTATGACACGGTGGCGAACTCGGCCTGGGAGTGGGGCAAAATCGGCTATGTGGCGACCGGGACAGCTGGCGCGTTTGCCTCTTCCGGGCCGCTGGATGTGCTGATCGACACGGTCTATGCGCTCAAAGCCGGGCACCGCCAGAATGGCAACTTCCTGATGAACCGCAAGACGCAGTCCACCTTGCGCCGGGCGAAGGACAACACCGGCAACTATCTGTGGCAGCCACCAGCTTCTGCGGGTCAGGCGGCGCTGTTGATGGGCTTTCCGGTGGCCGAAGCCGAGGATATGCCGGATGTGGCTGCGGGCAGCACGGCCATTGCGTTTGGTGATTTCCGCGCCGGGTATCTGGTGGTGGACCGCACGGGTATTCGCATTCTGCGCGATCCGTATTCGGCAAAGCCTTATGTGCTGTTTTACACGACCAAGCGTGTTGGGGGCGGAGTGCAGAACTTTGAGGCGGTGAAGCTGGTGAAGTTTGCGGCGAGTTGA
- a CDS encoding head-tail connector protein, with product MTYATLTPPLAEALTLADVKAHLRLDGADEDALLAALITTAREHLERQTGLCLMRRSFRLYLDDWPANGVIQIAKGPVQAIETILVFDDAGDPTDVTDTDKLLDGQARPARLWLRQPPASGQPLNGIEIDFTAGFGESGADVPDTLKRAMLIHIAHMFAFRGAVSPADQPAGVPVGYERLVAPFRRVGL from the coding sequence ATGACCTATGCCACACTGACCCCGCCGCTGGCGGAGGCGTTGACGCTTGCCGATGTGAAGGCGCATTTGCGGCTGGATGGCGCGGATGAGGATGCGCTGCTGGCAGCGCTGATCACCACCGCGCGCGAGCATCTGGAGCGCCAGACGGGCCTGTGCCTTATGCGCCGGAGCTTTCGGCTGTATCTCGACGACTGGCCTGCCAACGGCGTGATTCAGATTGCCAAGGGACCGGTGCAAGCCATCGAAACGATTCTGGTTTTCGATGATGCGGGCGACCCGACCGACGTAACCGACACGGACAAGCTGCTGGACGGGCAGGCGCGACCGGCGCGGCTGTGGCTGCGCCAGCCGCCTGCGTCGGGACAACCGCTGAACGGCATCGAAATCGATTTTACCGCAGGCTTTGGCGAGAGCGGCGCCGATGTGCCCGATACGCTGAAGCGGGCGATGCTGATCCATATTGCGCATATGTTTGCGTTTCGCGGCGCGGTTTCGCCTGCCGACCAGCCTGCGGGTGTGCCCGTTGGTTACGAGCGGCTGGTTGCACCGTTTCGCCGTGTGGGGCTGTGA
- a CDS encoding phage head closure protein, which translates to MNLTFLDPGQLTARLELEAPEDLSDGQGGVTAGWRPLRSLWAAIEPVSQGAYERASADGVAITHRIWAGFRSDVVAGMRLRKGARVFAVKSVIDPDETGRFIVCRCEEESR; encoded by the coding sequence ATGAACCTGACCTTTCTCGACCCCGGCCAGCTGACGGCGCGGCTGGAGCTTGAGGCACCGGAAGACCTTTCCGACGGACAGGGCGGTGTGACGGCGGGCTGGCGTCCGCTGCGTTCGCTCTGGGCGGCCATAGAGCCGGTTTCGCAAGGGGCTTACGAGCGGGCATCTGCCGATGGCGTGGCGATCACGCATCGCATCTGGGCCGGGTTTCGCAGCGATGTTGTGGCGGGCATGCGGCTGCGCAAAGGCGCGCGGGTGTTTGCGGTGAAATCGGTCATCGACCCCGATGAAACGGGTCGTTTCATTGTCTGCCGTTGCGAGGAGGAAAGCCGATGA
- a CDS encoding DUF3168 domain-containing protein, with protein MRAANALLQAVHARLVRDAELVGMVGSGGIVDRLLPRPVLPCVAFGEIDSRDYSTASERGEEHFLTIEVWSEAGGRKLAQDIAVRILALLDDAPLVLGGGIALVSLFYRNSRSVRQAKTKQFLTEIRFRAVTE; from the coding sequence ATGAGGGCAGCCAATGCGCTGTTGCAGGCGGTTCATGCCCGGCTCGTCCGCGATGCCGAACTGGTGGGCATGGTGGGTAGCGGCGGCATTGTGGACCGGCTGCTGCCGAGGCCGGTTTTGCCCTGCGTGGCCTTTGGCGAAATCGACAGCCGCGATTATTCTACCGCGTCGGAGCGCGGCGAAGAGCATTTTCTGACCATCGAAGTGTGGAGCGAGGCGGGCGGGCGAAAGCTGGCGCAGGACATTGCCGTGCGCATTCTGGCCCTGCTCGACGACGCGCCACTGGTGCTGGGCGGCGGCATTGCGCTGGTGAGCTTGTTTTATCGCAACAGCCGGTCTGTGCGGCAGGCGAAGACGAAGCAGTTTTTGACGGAAATACGGTTTCGGGCGGTGACGGAGTAA
- a CDS encoding phage major tail protein, TP901-1 family: MVAQKGKDLLLKIENGGAFVTVAGLRTKRLAFNAESVDVTDAESAGRWRELLAGAGIQRAGLTASGIFKDQQSDALVRGQFFAGAIPGWQIVIPDFGTVAGPFQITALEYSGRHDGEVQFEIALESAGAISFGAL; the protein is encoded by the coding sequence ATGGTGGCGCAGAAGGGGAAAGACCTGCTGCTGAAGATCGAGAATGGCGGGGCGTTCGTGACCGTGGCCGGGCTGCGGACGAAACGGCTGGCGTTCAATGCGGAGAGCGTTGACGTAACCGATGCCGAAAGCGCCGGGCGCTGGCGGGAATTGCTGGCTGGGGCGGGCATTCAGCGGGCGGGGTTGACGGCATCGGGCATTTTCAAGGACCAGCAAAGCGACGCGCTGGTACGCGGGCAGTTCTTTGCCGGTGCCATTCCCGGCTGGCAGATCGTGATCCCGGATTTCGGCACGGTTGCGGGACCGTTCCAGATTACCGCGCTGGAATATTCCGGGCGGCATGATGGCGAAGTGCAGTTCGAAATCGCGCTGGAATCGGCGGGTGCCATCAGCTTCGGAGCTTTGTGA
- a CDS encoding gene transfer agent family protein, with the protein MGAANFRRANRRRGEVEAVLDGERRILCLTLGALAELETAFAADDLTGLASRFASGRMKAADMIRVIGAGLRGAGNVFSDDDVGAMSIEGGIAGYATIVGDLLTATFAGTGEQGQATASP; encoded by the coding sequence ATGGGGGCCGCGAATTTCAGGCGGGCGAACCGAAGGCGCGGCGAAGTGGAGGCAGTGCTGGATGGCGAGCGGCGCATTCTATGCCTAACGCTGGGCGCACTCGCCGAACTGGAAACCGCCTTTGCTGCCGATGACCTGACGGGTTTGGCGAGCCGCTTTGCCAGCGGGCGAATGAAGGCCGCCGATATGATCCGCGTCATCGGTGCCGGGCTTCGCGGCGCAGGCAATGTGTTTTCCGATGACGATGTGGGCGCGATGAGCATCGAAGGTGGAATTGCCGGTTACGCAACGATCGTGGGAGACCTCCTGACCGCGACTTTTGCCGGAACCGGCGAGCAGGGGCAAGCCACGGCTTCCCCTTGA
- a CDS encoding rcc01693 family protein, producing MSAAAGADHAQDAKPFPWGQVIHAGLSLLRLSPAVFWALTPVEFFAMTGGMRPQRGGLDRGGLEGLMRAFPDG from the coding sequence TTGAGTGCCGCAGCGGGCGCAGACCACGCGCAGGATGCCAAGCCCTTTCCCTGGGGGCAGGTGATCCATGCGGGGCTGAGCCTGCTGCGGCTTTCTCCGGCGGTTTTCTGGGCGCTGACGCCGGTCGAGTTTTTTGCCATGACGGGTGGGATGCGGCCGCAACGTGGTGGGCTGGATCGGGGTGGGCTGGAGGGGTTGATGCGGGCTTTTCCGGATGGGTGA
- a CDS encoding phage tail tape measure protein has translation MVDETSFADQRDEAQALADVMEDLERRSQRFGSALTSALQAATTGGKGLDSVLQGLGTRLSNIALSAGLKPLENMLSSAVSSLTSGAGSLFAFADGGVPGRVTPFAEGGVVSSPTFFPMGGDMGLMGEAGSEAILPLKRGADGSLGVASAGGVGGTQIVFNVTASDAASFRRSEGQISAMLARSVGRGQRGL, from the coding sequence ATGGTTGATGAGACGAGTTTTGCCGACCAGCGTGATGAGGCGCAGGCTTTGGCTGACGTGATGGAGGATCTGGAGCGGCGGTCTCAGCGGTTTGGGTCGGCGCTGACGTCTGCGCTTCAGGCAGCGACGACGGGCGGCAAGGGGCTGGATAGCGTGTTGCAGGGACTTGGGACGCGGCTTTCCAATATTGCGCTGTCTGCCGGGTTGAAACCGCTGGAGAACATGCTGTCATCGGCGGTCAGCAGTCTCACATCCGGGGCTGGATCGCTGTTTGCCTTTGCCGATGGCGGCGTGCCGGGGCGGGTGACGCCGTTTGCGGAGGGCGGTGTGGTTTCGAGCCCGACGTTTTTTCCCATGGGTGGCGATATGGGGTTGATGGGCGAGGCTGGGAGTGAAGCGATTTTGCCGCTGAAGCGCGGGGCGGATGGGTCGCTGGGCGTGGCTTCTGCCGGTGGCGTTGGGGGCACGCAGATCGTGTTCAACGTGACGGCGAGCGATGCGGCAAGTTTTCGGCGCAGCGAGGGGCAGATTTCGGCGATGCTGGCTAGGAGTGTGGGGCGGGGACAGAGGGGGCTTTAG
- a CDS encoding TIGR02217 family protein: protein MAAFHEVRFPLRLALGTSGGPVRRTDIVNLSNGRENRNQRWRNSRRAYDAGSGVRSVSDLYAVLEFFEARSGQLYGFRFREPVDFRSCPPLTVPTAMDQRIGTGDGVAAAFPLVKTYADAGGGWTRTIAKPVEGSVLVSVNGVATVNFSTDYATGMVTFAPGHVPAVGAAIRAGFEFDVPVRFDVDRIDVSLSAFEAGRIPSIPLVEILP from the coding sequence ATGGCAGCATTTCATGAGGTGCGGTTTCCGTTGCGGTTGGCGTTGGGGACCAGTGGGGGACCGGTGCGGCGGACGGATATTGTCAATTTGTCCAATGGGCGGGAGAACCGGAACCAGCGGTGGAGGAATTCTCGGCGGGCATATGATGCTGGGTCGGGGGTGCGCTCGGTGAGTGACCTTTATGCGGTACTGGAGTTTTTCGAGGCGCGGAGCGGGCAGCTCTATGGATTTCGGTTTCGTGAACCGGTTGACTTCCGGTCCTGCCCGCCGCTGACGGTACCCACCGCCATGGACCAGCGGATCGGCACTGGCGATGGGGTGGCGGCTGCGTTTCCGTTGGTGAAGACCTATGCCGATGCAGGTGGCGGGTGGACGCGGACGATTGCGAAGCCCGTGGAGGGGTCGGTGCTGGTTTCGGTTAATGGTGTGGCGACGGTGAATTTTAGCACCGATTACGCGACCGGGATGGTGACGTTTGCGCCGGGGCATGTGCCAGCAGTGGGAGCAGCCATCCGGGCAGGGTTCGAGTTCGATGTGCCGGTGCGGTTCGATGTCGATCGCATCGACGTGAGCCTCAGTGCCTTCGAGGCCGGGCGTATTCCGTCCATTCCACTAGTGGAGATTTTGCCATGA
- a CDS encoding DUF2163 domain-containing protein, whose protein sequence is MKTVPSALAAHLRGEATTTCHCWKVSLRDGAIMGFTEHDEPLTFGGVTYLAACGFQASENDSETGLAASSGEVAGGFSSEAVSEDDLAAGRYDGAKVELYLVNWQAPEQHILLKVREIGEVTRAGGAFTAELRSFAHRLSQPQGRVYGRRCDAALGDGRCGANVGAFQTGGAVVSTDAAGRLTVSGLSAFADGFFKQGKMRFTSGANKGRGFDLDDHALRDGVVTFRLWLPLEVLPQQGDTFTVTAGCDKSFATCKAKFANYLNFRGFPHMPGADFAYSYVTSRTQHDGGALYL, encoded by the coding sequence ATGAAGACCGTGCCTTCGGCTCTCGCTGCGCATCTTAGGGGCGAGGCGACGACGACGTGTCATTGCTGGAAGGTGAGCCTGCGCGATGGCGCCATCATGGGCTTTACCGAGCATGACGAGCCGCTGACCTTCGGCGGCGTGACCTATCTGGCCGCATGCGGTTTTCAGGCCAGTGAAAACGACAGCGAGACGGGACTGGCGGCCAGCAGCGGCGAAGTCGCAGGCGGCTTTTCCAGCGAGGCGGTGAGCGAGGATGACCTTGCGGCTGGGCGTTATGACGGCGCGAAGGTGGAGCTTTACCTCGTGAACTGGCAGGCACCGGAGCAGCACATTCTGCTGAAGGTGCGCGAGATTGGCGAGGTGACTCGGGCGGGTGGGGCGTTTACGGCGGAACTGCGCAGTTTCGCGCACAGGCTGAGCCAGCCGCAGGGGCGGGTCTATGGACGGCGATGCGATGCGGCGCTGGGCGATGGCAGATGCGGTGCCAATGTGGGGGCGTTTCAGACCGGTGGCGCGGTGGTTTCAACGGATGCGGCGGGGCGACTGACGGTGTCTGGACTGTCTGCCTTTGCCGATGGGTTTTTCAAGCAGGGCAAGATGCGTTTTACCAGCGGGGCGAACAAAGGCCGCGGTTTCGACCTCGATGACCACGCGCTGCGCGATGGGGTGGTGACGTTTCGGTTGTGGCTGCCGCTGGAGGTTTTGCCGCAGCAGGGAGACACGTTCACGGTGACGGCGGGGTGCGACAAGAGCTTTGCGACCTGCAAAGCGAAGTTTGCCAATTATCTGAATTTTCGAGGCTTTCCGCATATGCCGGGGGCGGATTTTGCCTATTCCTATGTGACGAGCCGGACGCAACACGATGGCGGGGCGCTGTACCTATGA
- a CDS encoding NlpC/P60 family protein, giving the protein MSDTGERVLAVAESWIGTPYRHQASTIGVGCDCLGLVRGIWRALYGDEPELPPPYARDWAERGGEDRLMAAAQRHFQPVASMADALPGDMLLFRWRPEFAAKHVGILAGPDHFIHAYEAAAVLRSALVPAWRRRVAGVFRFPEGVRSDEGRASMGTDS; this is encoded by the coding sequence ATGAGCGATACGGGAGAACGTGTGCTGGCCGTGGCCGAAAGCTGGATCGGCACGCCCTACCGGCATCAGGCTTCCACCATCGGTGTGGGCTGCGATTGTCTGGGGCTGGTGCGCGGTATCTGGCGCGCGCTGTACGGTGACGAGCCAGAATTGCCGCCGCCCTATGCCCGCGACTGGGCCGAGCGTGGCGGTGAGGACCGGCTGATGGCGGCGGCGCAGCGGCATTTTCAGCCCGTTGCCAGCATGGCAGATGCGCTGCCGGGCGACATGCTGCTGTTTCGCTGGCGGCCGGAATTTGCAGCCAAGCATGTGGGCATTCTGGCCGGGCCTGATCACTTCATTCACGCCTATGAGGCGGCAGCGGTGTTGCGGTCTGCGTTGGTGCCCGCCTGGCGCAGGCGTGTTGCGGGGGTGTTTCGTTTTCCCGAAGGGGTGAGGTCGGATGAGGGGCGGGCGTCGATGGGGACGGATAGCTAG
- a CDS encoding baseplate multidomain protein megatron codes for MATLVLQAAGAAVGSLFGPVGAIIGRAAGALAGSAIDSALLSSSRTVTGARLSTARIPGAEEGAAISRAYGTVRIGGTLIWATRFEESVTRERQGGKGSNSGSTTTVETFTYFANIAIGLCEGEVAMVRRVWADGQELDLTGIETRFYPGSDDQLPDPLIEAKQGAGNAPAYRGLCYMVFERLPLESFGNRIPLLQFEVVRPIGKLEGQIRAVTVIPGATEYGYATTAVSERTGAGESRILNRNTLVATTDWQASIDELQALCPNLASVALVVTWFGTDMRAGECRVLPGVEVAYRDRESATWSVAGMGRWQARLVSHRDGGPAYGGTPSDASVLQAIADLKARGLKVCLYPFVMMDVPAGNGLADPYGKSEQDAYGWRGNITCHPAAGRAGSVDRTAAARGQVTAFSSRADGYRRMVLHYAALAKQAGGVDAFLIGSELRGLTRVRDQAGAFPFVEDLVRLAGDVRGMLGAATKLTYSADWSEYFGYHPADGTGDVFFNLDPLWASPAIDAVGIDNYMPVSDWRDEDVEGGNPDGFVGADDAAGFARNVTAGEGYDWYYASDADRAARQRTAISDGLKGKHWLYRYKDLVGWWQNRHYDRVGGAERSAPTAWVPGMKPFWFTELGCPAIDKGANRPNTFIDPKSSESAFPHFSTRNRADSQQRRFLEAHHDHWAGAAAPAGMVDPDRIFVWTWDARPYPAFPQDTASWSDGANWRTGHWMNGRLGATTLADLISAVLTEHGFADYDVAAVTGDVGGYVQGEVTAARNLLEPLLDVFQVDLIEDGAVLRFVSRGKAATRTRVISAYADIEDAALWSEARGHDSDFAAEAVLTAFNPALDYEQASVRSRRIDNAGNRVLRYDLGAVLAQETAQNAVEALLRDNRLARRTVRFSISPQEIALDPGDCVQLAGGPSGRFLVSRIEDGDVRRIEAREFSPSAVAASGETEPSRNGSGGASDGFDPDIVLMDLPRFETGEAAGFARVAAYARPWRRMALSVSAGTEGYEARAVLDQPAKIGALTSALPQGVAGRFNSAGTIDISLPYGDLASASDLAVLNGANRIAIRCANGAWEVAAFGRAQEVASGAWRLSRLLRGLAGTEDAMAAGAVSGSDVVILDAGVVAMGLRSEERGLHLNWIIEAAGKQISSIGPFAFAGGTRAETPLAPVHLRAVRQADGVRLTWVRRGRVDADGWDAADIPLDEVAERYRVDILAGEAVRRTIEVAEAACLYAANDEISDFGAKQATLSVRVRQLGRAVPLGIAAGAILDL; via the coding sequence ATGGCGACCCTTGTTCTACAGGCGGCTGGTGCTGCTGTTGGCAGTCTTTTCGGGCCGGTTGGGGCCATCATCGGCAGGGCGGCGGGGGCGTTGGCGGGGAGTGCTATCGATAGCGCGCTGCTGTCGAGTTCCAGAACGGTGACGGGTGCGCGGCTCTCGACGGCGCGTATTCCCGGTGCCGAGGAGGGGGCTGCCATATCACGGGCCTATGGCACGGTGCGCATCGGCGGCACGCTGATCTGGGCGACGCGGTTTGAGGAAAGTGTGACGCGGGAGCGGCAGGGCGGCAAGGGCAGCAACAGCGGCAGCACGACGACGGTCGAGACCTTCACCTACTTCGCTAACATCGCCATCGGCCTGTGCGAAGGCGAGGTGGCCATGGTGCGGCGGGTGTGGGCCGATGGGCAGGAGTTGGATCTGACCGGCATCGAAACACGGTTCTACCCCGGCAGTGACGACCAGCTTCCCGACCCGCTGATCGAGGCCAAGCAGGGTGCGGGCAATGCACCTGCCTATCGCGGGCTGTGCTACATGGTGTTCGAGCGGCTGCCGCTGGAAAGCTTCGGCAATCGTATTCCGCTGCTGCAGTTCGAGGTGGTCAGGCCCATCGGAAAGCTGGAGGGGCAGATCCGCGCGGTGACGGTGATACCCGGCGCGACGGAATATGGCTATGCGACGACTGCCGTTTCCGAGCGCACGGGTGCTGGCGAAAGCCGTATTCTGAACCGAAACACGCTGGTGGCGACGACCGACTGGCAGGCCTCCATCGACGAATTGCAGGCGCTTTGCCCCAATCTGGCGAGCGTGGCGCTGGTGGTGACGTGGTTCGGCACCGACATGCGGGCGGGCGAATGCCGTGTGCTGCCGGGGGTGGAGGTGGCCTATCGCGACCGCGAGAGTGCCACGTGGTCCGTGGCGGGGATGGGGCGCTGGCAGGCGCGGCTGGTTAGCCACCGTGACGGCGGCCCAGCCTATGGCGGCACGCCCAGCGATGCGAGCGTGTTGCAGGCCATTGCCGATTTGAAGGCGCGCGGTTTGAAAGTGTGTCTCTATCCGTTCGTGATGATGGATGTGCCAGCGGGCAATGGCTTGGCCGACCCCTATGGCAAAAGCGAGCAGGACGCCTATGGCTGGCGCGGCAACATTACCTGCCACCCGGCGGCGGGACGGGCGGGGAGCGTTGACCGGACTGCGGCGGCGCGGGGCCAAGTGACTGCCTTCAGCAGCCGGGCCGATGGTTACCGGCGCATGGTGCTGCATTATGCGGCGCTGGCAAAGCAGGCGGGCGGGGTGGATGCGTTTTTGATCGGTTCCGAACTGCGCGGGTTGACGCGGGTGCGGGATCAGGCCGGGGCATTTCCGTTCGTCGAGGACCTGGTGCGACTGGCGGGCGATGTGCGCGGGATGCTGGGTGCTGCGACGAAGCTGACCTATTCTGCCGACTGGAGCGAGTATTTCGGCTATCACCCGGCGGACGGCACGGGCGACGTGTTCTTCAACCTCGATCCGCTGTGGGCGAGCCCCGCCATCGATGCTGTCGGGATCGACAACTACATGCCGGTTTCCGACTGGCGTGACGAGGATGTGGAGGGCGGCAACCCGGATGGTTTCGTGGGTGCCGACGATGCGGCGGGCTTTGCGCGCAACGTGACGGCGGGCGAGGGGTATGACTGGTATTATGCCAGCGATGCCGACCGCGCGGCGCGACAGCGAACTGCCATTTCCGACGGTCTGAAGGGCAAGCACTGGCTTTATCGATACAAGGATCTGGTCGGCTGGTGGCAGAACCGACATTACGACCGGGTGGGTGGTGCGGAACGGTCTGCTCCGACAGCCTGGGTGCCAGGCATGAAGCCATTCTGGTTCACGGAGCTGGGTTGTCCGGCCATCGACAAGGGGGCGAACCGGCCCAACACCTTTATCGACCCGAAGTCCTCCGAAAGCGCTTTCCCGCATTTTTCCACCCGCAACCGTGCCGACAGTCAGCAGCGGCGTTTTCTGGAGGCGCATCACGACCATTGGGCAGGTGCTGCTGCGCCTGCCGGTATGGTCGATCCCGACAGGATTTTTGTGTGGACCTGGGATGCGCGGCCCTATCCGGCCTTTCCGCAGGATACGGCAAGCTGGAGCGACGGCGCGAACTGGCGCACCGGCCACTGGATGAACGGCAGGCTGGGCGCAACGACATTGGCCGATCTCATCTCTGCGGTTCTGACCGAGCATGGCTTTGCCGACTACGACGTGGCCGCCGTAACCGGCGATGTCGGCGGCTATGTGCAGGGCGAGGTGACGGCGGCGCGCAATCTGCTGGAGCCGTTGCTGGACGTGTTTCAGGTGGATTTGATCGAGGACGGGGCGGTGCTGCGGTTCGTGTCTCGCGGCAAGGCTGCGACGCGCACGAGGGTCATTTCCGCCTATGCGGATATCGAGGATGCGGCGCTGTGGTCCGAGGCGCGGGGGCACGACAGTGATTTTGCCGCAGAGGCTGTGCTGACGGCGTTCAACCCGGCGCTGGACTACGAGCAGGCCAGTGTGCGCTCGCGCCGTATCGACAATGCCGGAAACCGAGTGCTGCGGTACGATCTGGGTGCGGTGCTGGCGCAGGAAACGGCGCAGAATGCCGTGGAGGCGCTGCTGCGCGACAACCGGCTGGCGCGGCGCACGGTGCGGTTTTCGATCTCGCCGCAGGAGATCGCGCTCGACCCCGGCGACTGCGTGCAACTGGCTGGCGGCCCGAGCGGTCGTTTTCTGGTGAGCCGGATCGAGGATGGCGATGTCAGGCGGATCGAGGCGCGGGAGTTTTCACCCTCGGCAGTCGCCGCATCCGGCGAAACGGAGCCGTCGCGCAATGGCAGTGGCGGTGCGTCCGATGGTTTCGACCCCGATATCGTGCTGATGGATCTGCCGCGTTTCGAAACGGGCGAGGCGGCGGGCTTTGCCCGCGTAGCCGCCTATGCGCGTCCATGGCGGCGAATGGCGCTTTCCGTTTCAGCCGGGACGGAAGGCTATGAGGCACGCGCGGTGCTGGATCAGCCAGCGAAGATCGGCGCGCTGACGAGCGCCCTGCCGCAGGGGGTGGCAGGTCGTTTCAACTCGGCGGGGACGATAGACATCAGCTTGCCCTATGGCGATCTGGCCTCTGCCAGCGACCTTGCGGTGCTGAACGGTGCCAACCGCATTGCCATTCGCTGTGCCAACGGTGCGTGGGAGGTGGCGGCGTTCGGCCGCGCGCAGGAGGTGGCAAGCGGCGCGTGGCGGCTTTCCCGGTTGCTGCGCGGGCTGGCCGGGACCGAGGATGCAATGGCGGCGGGTGCCGTTTCTGGAAGCGACGTGGTGATTCTGGACGCGGGCGTTGTGGCGATGGGGCTGCGCAGCGAAGAACGCGGCCTGCACCTGAACTGGATCATCGAGGCGGCGGGTAAGCAGATTTCCAGCATCGGTCCCTTTGCCTTTGCCGGTGGAACGCGTGCCGAGACGCCGCTGGCACCGGTGCATCTGCGCGCGGTGCGACAGGCGGACGGTGTGCGCCTGACATGGGTGCGGCGCGGGCGCGTGGATGCCGATGGCTGGGACGCAGCCGATATTCCTCTGGATGAGGTGGCCGAGCGCTACCGCGTGGACATTCTGGCGGGGGAGGCAGTGCGCCGGACGATTGAGGTGGCTGAGGCCGCCTGTCTTTATGCCGCCAACGACGAGATTTCCGATTTCGGCGCGAAGCAGGCGACGCTTTCGGTCCGGGTGCGCCAGCTTGGACGGGCGGTGCCGTTGGGGATCGCAGCGGGCGCGATCTTGGACCTTTGA